The genomic DNA AAGTGCATCTCGTCCCTAACTCTCACTGTGGTGTTTGAAAGGTCAACTTATCTGCATGTTTTGTGTAATATTGGCACACTACGTTTCCATaattttctatatatatatatttttctgtatTAAAATTCCTAGCCGGAGTTAGAGTTGTAAGATTCCAAAAATATCTAGTTGTTGTTTTCATGACTGCGTGGCATGCGGCTTCTTTGTAATGTGGTATTATATGACGCAGTGTTTGCATGACGTCGTTGTGAAACCACTGAACATGAATGATGGTTAATAAAAAAGTATGAAATCTTTGTCAAtggcatttttctgttttgacaCAATAAATCTGACAAAAAACCTGCGTTGTCACTGCAAATTGTCCTTAAATCAATGGCTGCCGTGTGGTTGTAAGTATATGCTTTGGAAAAttatcacatatatatatatatatatatatatatatatgtgtgtgtgtgtatatatactgtatatacatgttCATGTagacatgtatatatacatatatactgtgtgtgtgtaccctaCAGCTGTTTGCATCACTGCNNNNNNNNNNNNNNNNNNNNNNNNNNNNNNNNNNNNNNNNNNNNNNNNNNNNNNNNNNNNNNNNNNNNNNNNNNNNNNNNNNNNNNNNNNNNNNNNNNNNNNNNNNNNNNNNNNNNNNNNNNNNNNNNNNNNNNNNNNNNNNNNNNNNNNNNNNNNNNNNNNNNNNNNNNNNNNNNNNNNNNNNNNNNNNNNNNNNNNNNNNNNNNNNNNNNNNNNNNNNNNNNNNNNNNNNNNNNNNNNNNNNNNNNNNNNNNNNNNNNNNNNNNNNNNCTGCTCTCCTTCCTTTTAAcaagtcctgtgtgtgtgtgtgtgtgtgtgtgtgtgtgtggggtcacTATTGCACTCACATGAATTCTCacataaatactttttttttttttactgtctgcCAGTTCGTGaggttttaaaagtttttaaaaaaaatataaatggcaTTTTCATAGTGTTGTTTGGAGATAAAGAGATAAAAGCAACAATGTTCTTCTACTACTGTCTAGTTCTGTTGGTACCTCTGTTGCATTTAGGTTGAGGAAGATATCTCAGAAGTGGAAATCTTAAAATCTCAACAAATTAAACTAGAACtactttaacttttaactgTACGGGGACATTTATTTAGCAGGTTAagtttgtaatttgggtgaattGAGCTATAAAGCAGATATGCAAACTAAATGATTCTTGACTGACAGAAGCAAAAAGTAGACAAATGtacgtgtgtacgtgtgtgcgtgtgtgcgtgtgcgtgtgcgtgtgtgtgtgcgtgtgtgtgagagaaattaGCTCAAGTGCGAACACCTGCCCCAGTTGTCAGAGGGGCCTGGCATCCCCACCTGATGCCAATTACCTCATCGGTGTGAGACCTGATTGGTCGACCCAGGTCCCAACACTTAAAAAGGGCCGGTGTCTGTGTAACAGCCAACAGTCAAAGCTGTTTCAGAGTTTTTTGGTGGTCTGAGCAACACTTGTATTCTTTTGTTGTCGGACTGcatttgtaaaaatgtcttttggaTTTTGTGTGAGGTGAAAttacttttctttatttcagcAAATACTGCATGTTAATgtgtcaatttttttctttttttgtatgtgtgtgtgttaacacaATCCCCTTTTCTTTCAGAGTGCTTGTGCTTTCGCTATTGACTTTTGGCCAGCATGCCCAGGGTAAGAACTCATGCTACACAACACGCTAAcgtcactgtgtccacgttcGGACCCTTATTGGCTAACGTTCTATCGAAACATCTGTAAAAATGATCAATTTAGGTTTTAATTTAATGGTGTAGAACTATTGTGACTTACCTTTTCTAAAGGTATGTAGTGTTAACTCGTTACTTTAGCTTTTACTTTACAAGAGCCGGCTAAAGTACGCTGTTGCCAATTAATCAGCCGTAACCAGACACCGCTACAGACAATTAAAGTCCCATCAATGCTGTCAAAACTACTGGATCTTCTGTCCTTCACAACAAAATGCCATGCTTCAACACCTCTGAATTATGCAATAAGAGCTCCTTATTGTCTATTTCAGTTAGAAATGGAGGAGGAAAATCCATTGCCTGAGCAGTCTTGCGTCTTTCCCTCATTTCATATACTAATTAAACATctaagtgtgtgtatatgtacatttaGGACAATTTATATGTAGATTGTTAGATCGGTATACATCAGTTCTGTTAACATTTTGGTGATCGGAAATGTAAAGTACTGCAAAAAGACCAGACCGTGCGCCTGGATGACTGTGGACAGTTCAGTGCGTTTATAACACGTTAAACCTCTTTTCTAATGTTTTCTAGCACTCAGCTACAGAAGTGGAGGCTCCAACGAAGTTAAACCTTACTTTGGTTTTGAAAGAAGCCTCAAACCTGCTTCATCTGAGAACCTGAAGCCAGCTACTGCACCGCGTGCAGGCAGCGATCGTGGTTATGGTAGGCTAGTAGATGGATACAGTCAAGAAGGAAGTGTTTCTAGTTACAGGCCTGGCCCCCCGATCATTCAGAAACCCAGACAACAAACCCAGCAGCCGCTTCTAACTAACTCCAATGCAGGAGTCCTGACGAAAGCTGAAAGTCCAAAGACTGGAGACCCGATGTCGGGCATCGCATCAAGTTATGGTATTATGATGTATGCTTCGCCCCAATCTGAGTCCACTTGGCAGCCCAAGCCCCCGCAGCAGTTGTACCAAAAGAAGTCCCAGCAGACCTCCTACCCAGACTACCCATTTAAGCCCCAGGAACCCACCAGCATGCTGAGGCCCCAGCAACGTGCCTACCCATCTAAGCTCCATGAAACCTCTGACCCAGTTAGGCCGCAGCAACGTGCCTACCCAGACTACCTAGCCAAGCCCCAGGAACCCGCCAGCATGGTGAGGCCCCAGCAACGTGCCTACCCCCCGAAACCATCAAGCCCCAGGCACCTCCAGCATGGTGGCCCAGAGCAACTGCGACAGGGACTACCCATAAGCCGGAACCGCAGCATGGTGAGCCGACTTCGTGAAGAGATGTCTAATTCAGAGAATACGATTTCGTGGAGCCCCCCCCACTGTAGAACATTGCAGATCTCCAGAAACCTGCTGACCCGGTTGCATCCCAGCAACGCGCCTACCCAGACTACCTATTTAGGCCCCAACAACGCGCCTACCCATCTAAGCCCCAGCAACCAGCTGACCTGGTTAGGCCCCAGCCACGTGCCTACCCATCTAAGCTCCAGGAAACCTCCGACCTGGTAAGGCCCCAGCCACGCGCCTACCCAGACTACCCATCTGGGCCCCAGCAACCCGCCGACACAGTTAGGCCCCAGCAACACGCCTTCCAAGACTACCGATCCAAGCTACAGAAAGCTGCCAACCCGGTTGGACCCCAGCAACGTGCCTACCCAGACAACTCTGGCATGTTTCCTTATCAGGGAGGTGTTTCTTCTGGCTCTAAACCCACCGACTCAAACCCAAAACTGAATCTTCTGCCAAGAAGTTCAATGGCATCCCCAGACCATCCTAGGTGGCAGCAGCTCCTAATACCTGTACCTGTGCACAACAGATATCATTAACCTTTTGGTATCCTGATGTAAGTTTAACATAATGGTACAGATTAACATATTTATACAATGTTCATTGTGTTATGCTGACCTTAGGGTAAAGGATTGTGATGTTTTCCAAACTAGCTCATTGTGGGTTTTTTGGTTCTCAGGTTCCTGACTTTCTTTCTGGAAGCTGTCtgggttttttcccccaataaaAGTACTGAAACTGCACTCCCTGCCAATGGTTTTCATTTGCAATTTTACTCTGCTGCACAGTATTATAACCGACTGGTAATATTTTTGAACATGCGCTATACCAGATGTTATGTTGAACTCTGGGCTTCTTACCGGTAATTGGGTCTACACTCTTGgtacaatgacattttgaagGGGTACTGGATGTTGCTCGCATGCTTGATGCATATAAAAACTGACAAATCGGTAACATTAAAACCAGATTCTTGTGTGTTAAACCTCCTAAATTGCCGAACCCAGAGGGGACATGAGAACTGAGACAAACAGTGCCAGACTGAGACTGAACAAACATGGTTTATACCCAGCTACAGAAAACTGTCAAATCTAAACTCCACAACTAGAAATATGGACAGTTGGTGGGTGTAAAGTTTGAGGCTGGGAATAAAGAGTCTGAATCCCTGTTCTATGCTACAACAGTTCCGCAAACTTAGCTTGTATTGCATCCCATAATAAATACACATGCTTGGTTTTTAAGTAACCAGCAACTTATTGTTTTACTTTATGATTTAATGAGTGGGGTTTGTATTATGATTTGGCAATGTAATTTACATTTATGCAAATTTGAATTAAAGGAGCATACAGCTGAGGTTCTTTAGTCAAGACTTCAAGAGCAGGATTATTGTAGGATTTGTATTCTTTACAGTAATTTTTGtatcatatttttttcttttctggggTGTTTtaccttttctcctgtttttcaATGAACTTCCAAAGCCACATGTTCAGGCCACACCTCCACCAGTAATGCTAGAGCAGTTTTTCCTCTTATCAGGAGCctgttacacccccccccccccccccccccccccctcattggCACTGAGTGAGTAAAACGATTTTAAAAACAGGGATTCAGGATTCtcatgagacaaaaaaaaaaaaacttctgaaCTTGATTTAACGTTGTGAAGGCAAAGTATCTCGTCTTAGTTCAgtgtcttttcacttttccctccacttgtcacttcctgtctcctcttttctctcttctctctctctccaaggTTCTttcttccctccccccccccccccctctctgtgaTAGCTGTTATTACGTTAACTCTTATCCTGTTGGGAAGATATGACAGTGACTTGCTTCTTTTGTGCATTGATGtggtggtgctgtgtgtgtgttgtgccaaTGACTGTGGTCTGTGGTCTTTGTTGCGCCCTTGTCATTACGCAGCACACTAAGGTTTTGTGCGTGTGGTTTAACATGACCCAAGCTTTGACACATGTTTGACAGTTTGAAGCTCGTCCCTGCCAGGCTTCACCATGATCCCAGTTGATCTGTNNNNNNNNNNNNNNNNNNNNNNNNNcccccccccccccgccgctgGCCTCAGTTCAGCCTCCAAAGCTTCAGTTTAGAGCCAGAGGTCTGCACTCAGAACCGCTAGAGTGGTTGTTCAACACCAGCATATGCATTTgacttgaaataaaaaatgatatttgatttattggactgacaaacaaaaacacatccaaacaCATAACCTCCTACGTAAGTAGAAAAAGACGACACAACATTTCAGTTGCATGTGTTTTTCAGTTTAATGGATTTCTTGTTGAGGCAAAATGTCTGGGATAGATCATTTCAACTCAGCTAACACACAGAAATCTGAGTTTGATGGTACTAATGAGTGTATCCAGGGAGATTATTAGTCTCTGTGGCGGCAACAGGGTCCTCAGTCTCAAACAGACAGAGTTGCTCGCATCCTTCCTGTTTGCACTGATGCTCACTTATTTACACATAGTACAGACAAAGTAAAATCAACATCACATAAGGAGGACCATTACCCCTGCTAGTGAATGTTTAGAGATGCAAAGATCAATCAATAAATCGATGAGTTGTAAATTAGTAAATTAACCGCCAACTAGTTTTGATAATCGAGTAATCCTTTTGAGTACTTtcttattaaaaaaagtgaaaattttCAGATTACAgcttgttaaaggtcccatcacacggtgctctttggatgcttttatatagaccttagtggtccctaatactttatctgaagtctcttttatatagaccttagtggtcccctaatactgtatctgaagtctcttttatatagaccttagtggtcccctaatactgtatctgaagtctcttttaaatagaccttagtggtccctaatactgtatctgaagtctcttttaaatagaccttagtggtcacctaatactatatctgaagtctcttttatatagaccttagtggtccctaatactgtatctgaagtctcttttatataaaccttagtggtcccctaatactatatctgaagtctcttttatatagaccttagtggtcccctaatactgtatctgaagtgataatgatcctaaacactcctcaaaatccacggtggattacatcaagaggcgtaaactgaaggttttgcaatggccttcacaatctcctgacctcaacataattttCTTCCACCCACCACTGGTGATAATTCGCCCATCAGCTTCTGATTTCATGTGAACTTTATGAATTCTCATTCCTGATCTGTGTGTCACTTGGGGGACACCAAGCATGCTCACATCTTTTCGTAAGGAAAAGTAGAAAAACCACGCTCCGCTGCGAGGGAAAGTCCTgaaatcaaaatgtaaaaataccaaaatgttatcaacaaaatgtaaaagtaaaagtactaactACGCAGAAAAGCTCCTTTTAAAATTATAGAATTAAACCATATTATACCATATTATACCATATTATACCGGAAGCATGAAGTGAACATTTGGGGCGTGGTGACCAaatctgtcccccccccccccccacaccccccaccaCCATCTGCTCTacattcataataataattgctAAGTTTAATTAtgattatcttaaaaaaatgcTAATGATTATTGCACAGTAGTGCATAGTTGCCTGTTGTAGAATAGCAATCTATATAAGCCTATCAACATATTGGGGTGGGGGCATTTTGagcatatttaaatatttggggggggggggtgtccccTTCAATATATATTATGATTACTGCCTTGATACTGTCAGAAGTAAATACAAGAATCAGTAACTCAACTTTGAACAAGTCTGTTTGTAAAAGGTCAAGTTACATACTCCTTTATAAAGTTATACTCCTTTCATTAAGTTATATACTTCTTCATTAAGTTATATACTCCTATATGAAGTTATATACTTCTTTATAAAGTCATATACTTCTTTATTAAGTTATATACTTCTTTATTAAGTTATATACTCCTATATGAAGTTATACTCCTTCATGAAGTTATATACTTCTTTATAAAGTCATATACTTCTTTATTAAGTTATATACTCCTTTATGAAGTTATATACTCCTTTATGAAGTTATATATTCCTTTGTGAAGTTATATACTCCTTTATGAAGTTATATAAGTTCTTATACCCTTTAATAAAGTTCTATAGTCCTTATGAAAGTTTCTCTATTCCTGNNNNNNNNNNNNNNNNNNNNNNNNNNNNNNNNNNNNNNNNNNNNNNNNNNNNNNNNNNNNNNNNNNNNNNNNNNNNNNNNNNNNNNNNNNNNNNNNNNNNNNNNNNNNNNNNNNNNNNNNNNNNNNNNNNNNNNNNNNNNNNNNNNNNNNNNNNNNNNNNNNNNNNNNNNNNNNNNNNNNNNNNNNNNNNNNNNNNNNNNNNNNNNNNNNNNNNNNNNNNNNNNNNNNNNNNNNNNNNNNNNNNNNNNNNNNNNNNNNNNNNNNNNNNNNNNNNNNNNNNNNNNNNNNNNNNNNNNNNNNNNNNNNNNNNNNNNNNNNNNNNNNNNNNNNNNNNNNNNNNNNNNNNNNNNNNNNNNNNNNNNNNNNNNNNNNNNNNNNNNNNNNNNNNNNNNNNNNNNNNNNNNNNNNNNNNNNNNNNNNNNNNNNNNNNNNNNNNNNNNNNNNNNNNNNNNNNNNNNNNNNNNNNNNNNNNNNNNNNNNNNNNNNNNNNNNNNNNNNNNNNNNNNNNNNNNNNNNNNNNNNNNNNNNNTTTATGAAGTTATATATTCCTTTGTGAAGTTATATACTCCTTTATGAAGTTATATACTTCTTTAATAAAGGACAGTAT from Etheostoma spectabile isolate EspeVRDwgs_2016 chromosome 7, UIUC_Espe_1.0, whole genome shotgun sequence includes the following:
- the LOC116692683 gene encoding calcium-binding protein P, translated to MSFGFCVRVLVLSLLTFGQHAQALSYRSGGSNEVKPYFGFERSLKPASSENLKPATAPRAGSDRGYGRLVDGYSQEGSVSSYRPGPPIIQKPRQQTQQPLLTNSNAGVLTKAESPKTGDPMSGIASSYGIMMYASPQSESTWQPKPPQQLYQKKSQQTSYPDYPFKPQEPTSMLRPQQRAYPSKLHETSDPVRPQQRAYPDYLAKPQEPASMVRPQQRAYPAYPSKPQQPADLVRPQPRAYPSKLQETSDLVRPQPRAYPDYPSGPQQPADTVRPQQHAFQDYRSKLQKAANPVGPQQRAYPDNSGMFPYQGGVSSGSKPTDSNPKLNLLPRSSMASPDHPRWQQLLIPVPVHNRYH